A single genomic interval of Melitaea cinxia chromosome 18, ilMelCinx1.1, whole genome shotgun sequence harbors:
- the LOC123662466 gene encoding piggyBac transposable element-derived protein 3-like: MANRKKLNVDQIISYLEEDDDVFSADIFITPPDNWQNSVEDSGDEEFASINNLSRHQLLAEAELRVTRSFHTESTVVNELVGDEAKVDPIPSTSSVTQSPQPSCSSSVTQPPPKRRRVEVTRKWRFVDIPEKAGKEHCEPDFLENLRNPIQFFELFYDEEVFELLRSETEKNGIQKGKHGFRVSTTDIKHFIAILLLSGYNSVSRYRMYWEQKVDCSFPTIAALMSRNRFEELLRYFHVADNNNLDRNDKFAKVRPLWNLLNARWIKYYPGDKNLSIDESMIPYYGKHGTKQHIHGKPIRFGYKNWSICTRLGYLIYGELYQGASTGNTHPELGVGASVVLNLISKLPQSSYSFYFDNFFTSLPLLDELQKMGHDGTGTIRANRTEKAPLKDPKEMKKTSRGCHHQCTDTLSNITLVRYNDNNIVTVASTQCGVAPISKVKRYCDKQKKDVEQPRCIVNYNKYMGGVDRLDQNVGCYRIAIRLKRWYWQLLMFPLNVAVNNAFQLYKISPAAKKHNGTPHDLLSFTRDIVSTYFLMKDSAPTTSTMSTPRSSLAVIKRVPDDIRLDGKGHLIDKQNKQTRCGLCHKNTAMKCIKCNVALHSKCSIFFHTE, encoded by the exons ATGGCAAACAGAAAAAA ATTGAATGTGGATCAAATAATCTCCTATTTAGAAGAAGATGACGATGTGTTTTCCGCTGATATTTTCATCACACCTCCTGATAATTGGCAAAATAGCGTCGAAGACAGTGGTGACGAAGAGTTTgcaagtataaataatttgtcaagACATCAATTACTTGCAGAAGCTGAACTTCGGGTCACCAGATCGTTTCATACTGAATCTACCGTAGTGAATGAGCTCGTTGGAGATGAAGCTAAAGTGGACCCAATACCTTCCACATCGTCAGTGACGCAGTCTCCACAGCCCAGCTGCTCGTCGTCAGTGACACAGCCTCCGCCAAAAAGAAGACGCGTTGAAGTCACAAGAAAGTGGAGGTTTGTAGATATTCCAGAAAAGGCTGGAAAAGAGCACTGTGAACCAGATTTCTTAGAAAACCTTCGAAATCCTATTCAGTTTTTCGAACTTTTTTATGATGAAGAGGTGTTTGAATTACTCCGATCAGAAACAGAGAAAAATGGAATACAAAAAGGGAAACATGGATTTCGAGTTTCAACAAcagatataaaacattttattgctattttattattgtctggATATAATAGTGTATCGAGATACAGAATGTATTGGGAACAAAAAGTTGACTGCAGTTTTCCAACAATTGCAGCTCTTATGTCAAGAAATCGGTTTGAAGAGTTATTGCGTTATTTCCATGTTgctgataataataatcttgACCGTAATGATAAGTTTGCTAAAGTACGTCCTTTATGGAACCTGCTCAATGCTAGGTGGATAAAATATTATCCTGGCGATAAAAACTTGAGCATCGACGAATCGATGATTCCATATTATGGTAAACATGGAACCAAACAGCACATACATGGCAAGCCCATTCGCTTTGGTTACAAAAATTGGTCCATTTGTACGCGGCTGGGCTATTTAATATATGGTGAGCTTTATCAGGGAGCTAGTACCGGAAATACTCATCCTGAATTAGGTGTTGGTGCCTCAGTGGTTCTGAATCTTATCTCAAAATTGCCACAAAGTAGCTACAGCTTTTATTTCGATAACTTTTTTACATCTCTACCACTTCTTGACGAGTTGCAAAAAATGGGTCACGACGGAACGGGGACTATACGAGCTAATCGAACTGAGAAGGCACCTTTGAAAGATCCAAAAGAAATGAAGAAAACAAGTAGAGGATGTCATCACCAATGTACAGATACATTATCTAACATCACTCTTGTAAGATATAATGACAATAACATTGTCACAGTGGCCTCGACTCAATGTGGTGTTGCACCTATAAGTAAAGTGAAACGTTACTgcgacaaacaaaaaaaagacgTTGAGCAACCCCGTTGCAttgtaaattacaataaatatatgggTGGCGTGGACCGACTTGATCAAAATGTGGGTTGTTATAGAATCGCGATTCGTCTGAAGAGATGGTACTGGCAGTTGCTCATGTTTCCATTAAATGTCGCAGTCAATAATGCTTTCCAACTTTACAAAATATCCCCAGCTGCAAAAAAACATAACGGTACGCCACATGATCTTTTATCATTTACGAGAGATATTGTCTCTACATACTTTCTGATGAAAGATTCAGCCCCTACTACTTCAACCATGTCAACTCCTAGATCTTCACTAGCAGTAATAAAACGTGTGCCCGATGATATTAGATTGGATGGTAAAGGACATCTAATtgacaaacaaaataaacaaacacgaTGTGGTTTATGCCACAAAAATACAGCAATGAAGTGTATCAAATGTAATGTTGCATTACATAGCAAATGttccattttttttcatactgaaTAA